In Marinibacterium anthonyi, the DNA window CATGATCATCGGATAGTCGGCATCCGGCGCCTCGGCCGGCGGGATCACGCTGGCCGGGGTAAACCGCGCGCGACCCTCGCTGCGCGGAAACCCGTCGCCAAAGACGATGGGCTGGCCCGGATCCTCGGGCGACAGCGACGGATAGGTCACGGCATTCTCGCGCTCCAGCCGATCCCAGGTGATGTTGTCCAGCGACGCCATCGACTTCTTCATCTCGGCAAAGACATCCGCCGGGCTCTCGTAGTTCCACTCCACACCGCAGCGCCGCGCCAGGTCCACCGTGATCGCCCAATCCTCGCGCGCTTCGCCCGGGGGTGGCACCGCGGGGCGACCCATCTGCACCTGCCGGTTGGTGTTGGTCACCGTGCCCCGCTTTTCGGCAAAGGCGGCAGCGGGCAGGATCACGTCGGCATAATTCGCCGTTTCGGTCAGAAAGATGTCCTGCACCACCAGGTGGTCGAGCTTTGCCAGCGCCGCCCGCGCGTGATCGACGTCCGGGTCCGACATTGCCGGGTTCTCGCCCAGCACGTACATCGCCTTGATCTGCCCGTCGTGCACCGCATCCATGATCTCGGTCACGGTCAGGCCCTTCTGCCCGTCCTGGTAGGCATCCGACCCCCAGATCCTGTTGAAGGACGCCCTGACCGCGTCATCGGTCACCGACTGGTAGTCCGGCAGGAACATCGGGATCAGCCCGGCATCAGACGCCCCCTGCACGTTGTTCTGCCCGCGCAGCGGATGCAGCCCCGCCCCGGGCCGCCCCACCTGGCCGCACATCAGCGCCAGCGAGATCAGGCAGCGCGAATTGTCCGTCCCGTGGATGTGCTGCGACACGCCCATGCCCCAGAAGATCATCGCCGCCTGCGCGCCCGCAAAGATCCGCGCCACGTCGCGCAAGACCTCGGGTTCGATCCCGCATATCGGGCTCATCGCTTCGGGCGAGAACCCTTCCAGATGCGCCTTCTCGGCGGCCCAGTTTTCCGTATAGGCATCGATGTACTGCTGATCGAACAGGCCTTCCTTGACGATCACGTGCATGATCGCGTTCAGCATCGACACGTCGGCGCCGGGCCGGAACTGCAGCATGTGGGTGGCGAAGCGCTTCAGGTTCGTGCCGCGCGGATCCATCACGATCAGCTTGCCGCCGCGCTTGGTGAACTGCTTGAAATAGGTGGCCGCGACGGGGTGGTTCTCGATCGGGTTGGCGCCGATGACGATGGCGACATCGGCATTCTCGATCTCGTTGAAGGTGGCCGTGACGGCGCCCGAGCCGACGTTTTCCATCAACGCCGCCACGGACGACGCATGGCACAGCCGCGTGCAGTGATCGACGTTGTTGTGGCCGAACCCCTCGCGGATGAACTTCTGGAACAGGTACGCCTCTTCGTTGGTGCACTTGGCCGACCCGAACCCGGCCACCTCGCGCCCCCGGCCCTTCAGGCCGGACGCGGCAAAGTCCAGCGCCTCGTCCCATCTGGCCTCACGGAAATGGGTCTGCCAGTTGCCGGGATCGACGTTCAGCCCCTTGGCCGGCGCATCCGCGCGCCGGATCAGCGGTTTGGTCAGCCGGTGGGAATGGTGGATGTAGTCGAAGCCGAACCGCCCCTTGACGCACAGCCGGCCTTCGTTCGCGGGCCCATCCAGACCCTCGACGTATTTCACATGGCCGTCCTTGACCTTCAGCGAGATCTGGCAGCCGACGCCGCAGAACGGGCAGACGCTGGCCACTTCCTTGTCGAAATCGGCGCTGTCGCCGACCTGGTCCGCATCGACGACCGTGGCCGGCATCAGTGCCCCGGTCGGGCAGGCCTGCACGCATTCGCCGCAGGCCACGCAGGTCGACGCGCCCATCGGATCGGCGAAATCGAAGGTCGGATAGGCGTCGTGCCCACGTCCCGACATGCCGATCACGTCGTTCACCTGCACCTCGCGGCAGGCGCGCACGCACAGGCCGCATTGTATGCAGGCGTCCAGGTTCACCGACATCGCCACGTGGCTGTCGTCCAGCAACGGCACGCGCGGTTTCTCAAGCTTGGGAAAGCGGCTGTCGGACACGCCGTTCAGCGCGGCCATGTCCCACAGGTGGCTGGACCGGTCATGGGCGACGTCCCTGGCGGGCTGGTCGGCCAGCAGCATTTCGACCACCATCTTGCGGGCGGTTTCGGCCCGATGCGAATTGGTCGTCACGACCATCCCTTCGGCCGGTTCGCGGATGCAGGAGGCGACAAGGTTCCGCTCCCCCTCGACCTCGACCATGCAGGCGCGGCAATTGCCGTCAGGGCGGTACCCGGGCGCGGGCTTGTGGCACAGATGGGGGATCTTCAGGCCGCGGCCATTGGCCACTTCCCAGATCGTATCCCCCTTCGCCGCCTCGACTTCCTGTCCGTCCAGGACGAACCGCACCGTCTCTGCCATGCTCTCCTCCGATCCGCTTGCGCCCGAAGACTAAGCACGGACCCGTTAAAGAGCGACTCTCAAACCCGGCATCGTCGACCAAAGTAGCGACATTTCGAACATTCGCGAAGCCTGCTCCGAAGCGCATCGGAAATTCCGGGCCCCATCGTGGCGTCGGACTGGCATCACGGGGGCGGCTCGCCTAAGACCGGCGGGACACGACCTGAAAGACGACCCCATGTCCCATATTACCTTGGTCCGCCACGGGCAGGCCAATTCGGGCGCCCGCGACGAGGAAAGCTATGACAAGCTGAGCCCGCTGGGCCATCAGCAGGCCCGCTGGCTGGGCGATTACCTGCGTGATGCCGGCGCCCATCACCCGCGTATCTATTGCGGCACCCTGATCCGCCACGTGGAAACCGCCGCCAGCGCCGGATTTGCCGACGTGACACAGGACGAGCGGCTGAACGAAATCCCCTATTTCACCCTGGCCACCCTGCTTCAGGCGCAGCGGGGCGTGGAAATTCCGACCACCCGCGAAGGCTTTGTGCTGCATCTGCCGCAGGTCTACATGGCCTGGGCAATGAACGAGATCGAGGACGTGCCGATCCGGTTCGACCCGTATATCCAGGGCGTGACCGATGCGCTGGCCGAGATCGCCGAAGGCGCGGGACCGGCTCTGGTGGTGACGTCCGGCGGGCTGATTTCGATGGTGATGCGGGGGACGCTGGGGCTGGACATGCCGGCGACAGCGCGGATGGCGCTGGTGATCATGAACACGTCGATGCACCGGATCTTTCCCATCGGCGACACGATGACCCCGGTGCTGTTCAACGCGATCCCGCATCTGGAAACGCCGGATCGCCAGCACGCCCAAACCCACCTGTAAGACCCCTAAAGAGGACGACCGGATGATGAAGCTCTATTACGCCCCCGGCACCATCGCCAGCGCCGCAGCCATCGCGCTTGAGGAAACGGGCCTGCCCTGGGACGCCGTGAAGGTCGATTTCAAGGCCGAGGAACAGCGCCAGGACCCCTATCTGTCGCTGAACCCCAAGGGCCGGGTGCCGGTGCTGTCCAGCACCGATGGCAACCTGACCGAAACCGGTGCGATCCTGGAATACATCGCGGCCCGCGCGCCCGACGCGGGGCTTATGCCGGCGGATCCGGTCGAAGCGGCCAAGGTCCGCGCGGCGATGTATTATTTTGCCTCGACCATGCACCCCAACCACGCCCACAAGCTGCGCGGCGCGCGCTGGTCGGACGACCCCGAAGCCTGGGCCAGCATGACCGCCAAGGTGCCGGAAACCATGACGGCCAGCTGCGATTACGTGGAAAACCACGTGCTGCAAGGGCCTTTCGTCCTGGGCGACACGATCTCGGTCGCCGATTGCTACCTGCGCACGATCTGTTCCTGGCTCGAAGGCGACGGGGTCGATGTTTCGGCCTTCCCGAAACTCACCGCCTTCATCGCCGCGATGAACGACCGGCCGTCGGTGCGGAAGGTCCTGGACATGGGGGCACTGCTGGCATGACGCATGTCTGGGTCCGGGCAGAACAGCGCCCGAACGAGGATCGGGTCGGGCTGACGCCCGAAGGGGCCGCCGCGCTGATCGCGGCGGGCTGCAAGGTGACGGTCGAGGACAGCCGCACGCGGATCCTGCCGATCGACGCCTATGCCAAGGCGGGGTGCGAGGTGGCGGCGGAAGCGTCCTGGCCGGACGCACCCGACGACGCC includes these proteins:
- a CDS encoding Putative formate dehydrogenase, translated to MAETVRFVLDGQEVEAAKGDTIWEVANGRGLKIPHLCHKPAPGYRPDGNCRACMVEVEGERNLVASCIREPAEGMVVTTNSHRAETARKMVVEMLLADQPARDVAHDRSSHLWDMAALNGVSDSRFPKLEKPRVPLLDDSHVAMSVNLDACIQCGLCVRACREVQVNDVIGMSGRGHDAYPTFDFADPMGASTCVACGECVQACPTGALMPATVVDADQVGDSADFDKEVASVCPFCGVGCQISLKVKDGHVKYVEGLDGPANEGRLCVKGRFGFDYIHHSHRLTKPLIRRADAPAKGLNVDPGNWQTHFREARWDEALDFAASGLKGRGREVAGFGSAKCTNEEAYLFQKFIREGFGHNNVDHCTRLCHASSVAALMENVGSGAVTATFNEIENADVAIVIGANPIENHPVAATYFKQFTKRGGKLIVMDPRGTNLKRFATHMLQFRPGADVSMLNAIMHVIVKEGLFDQQYIDAYTENWAAEKAHLEGFSPEAMSPICGIEPEVLRDVARIFAGAQAAMIFWGMGVSQHIHGTDNSRCLISLALMCGQVGRPGAGLHPLRGQNNVQGASDAGLIPMFLPDYQSVTDDAVRASFNRIWGSDAYQDGQKGLTVTEIMDAVHDGQIKAMYVLGENPAMSDPDVDHARAALAKLDHLVVQDIFLTETANYADVILPAAAFAEKRGTVTNTNRQVQMGRPAVPPPGEAREDWAITVDLARRCGVEWNYESPADVFAEMKKSMASLDNITWDRLERENAVTYPSLSPEDPGQPIVFGDGFPRSEGRARFTPASVIPPAEAPDADYPMIMTTGRQLEHWHTGSMTRRSNVLDAVEPEANCSLHPKTLRRLGVAPGEVIRLTSRRGSIQMMARADRAVAEDMVFVPFAYVEAAANVLTNPAIDPYGKIPEFKFSAVRVEKLTDTLAAE
- a CDS encoding alpha-ribazole phosphatase; this translates as MSHITLVRHGQANSGARDEESYDKLSPLGHQQARWLGDYLRDAGAHHPRIYCGTLIRHVETAASAGFADVTQDERLNEIPYFTLATLLQAQRGVEIPTTREGFVLHLPQVYMAWAMNEIEDVPIRFDPYIQGVTDALAEIAEGAGPALVVTSGGLISMVMRGTLGLDMPATARMALVIMNTSMHRIFPIGDTMTPVLFNAIPHLETPDRQHAQTHL
- the gstB_3 gene encoding Glutathione S-transferase GST-6.0; amino-acid sequence: MMKLYYAPGTIASAAAIALEETGLPWDAVKVDFKAEEQRQDPYLSLNPKGRVPVLSSTDGNLTETGAILEYIAARAPDAGLMPADPVEAAKVRAAMYYFASTMHPNHAHKLRGARWSDDPEAWASMTAKVPETMTASCDYVENHVLQGPFVLGDTISVADCYLRTICSWLEGDGVDVSAFPKLTAFIAAMNDRPSVRKVLDMGALLA